In a single window of the Prochlorococcus marinus CUG1415 genome:
- a CDS encoding DUF805 domain-containing protein codes for MLTSYFSAWKRPFDFKGKTTRKEYWHFVILNSIVTVISYVLFLSAIALTSGVNSSFSVAISIPMYIISLIGLLLFFGSIWVALPLTVRRIRDVGMSWKWIFLVSVPYIGGVFVVIFLTRSSIISIEGKEYYLRYPTKKNHIVGYWIASVLIIALFLVIFTISLIAAV; via the coding sequence ATGCTTACTTCTTATTTCTCTGCTTGGAAAAGACCTTTTGATTTTAAAGGAAAGACAACCAGAAAGGAATATTGGCATTTTGTAATTTTAAATTCGATTGTCACTGTAATATCTTATGTCTTGTTTCTTTCTGCTATTGCACTTACTAGTGGGGTTAATTCTAGTTTTTCAGTTGCCATATCAATACCTATGTATATCATCTCTTTAATAGGTTTGTTGTTGTTTTTTGGAAGTATTTGGGTTGCTCTTCCACTAACTGTTAGAAGAATTAGAGATGTTGGCATGTCTTGGAAATGGATATTTTTAGTTTCTGTGCCATATATAGGCGGTGTTTTTGTAGTTATATTTCTTACTAGGTCGTCAATAATTTCTATTGAGGGGAAAGAATATTATTTAAGATATCCAACTAAAAAAAATCATATCGTTGGATATTGGATTGCAAGTGTATTAATAATTGCATTGTTTTTAGTGATTTTTACCATCTCTCTTATTGCTGCAGTATGA
- a CDS encoding 2Fe-2S iron-sulfur cluster binding domain-containing protein, which yields MKETNIKVIWPNKNETFVSEGDDWLSSAEKAGLEIPTGCLTGSCGACEIDVNGETVRACITQIKNNKKCKLQVSLTTDPFWEN from the coding sequence TTGAAAGAAACAAATATAAAAGTCATATGGCCAAATAAGAATGAAACCTTTGTTTCAGAGGGAGATGATTGGTTATCTTCTGCTGAAAAAGCAGGTTTAGAAATTCCGACTGGTTGTCTGACAGGAAGTTGTGGAGCCTGTGAAATAGATGTAAATGGTGAAACAGTAAGGGCTTGTATCACTCAAATTAAAAATAATAAAAAATGTAAGTTACAGGTTTCTTTAACTACAGACCCCTTTTGGGAAAACTAA
- a CDS encoding rhomboid family intramembrane serine protease has product MSLNNSISKYDWQYIVCASILISFFIFTDLIGILDKEFLYFVPRLISDQPYRIFTSILVHADLNHLLSNLGGIIITRYFLMRLGIKSSLFYLKFILICSFLNFFIIWFYEKILSYFFNTYPNYAALGFSGIIYAFFGFLLLTSFYGKSYFLGKKIGLKSNYEVQKMTNTICLIGFIFSLFPGVSLLGHISGFIAGCFLFLI; this is encoded by the coding sequence ATGTCTCTTAATAATTCAATATCTAAATATGATTGGCAATACATTGTATGCGCATCTATTTTAATCTCATTTTTTATTTTTACAGATTTAATTGGAATTCTTGATAAAGAATTTTTATACTTTGTACCAAGATTAATTAGTGATCAACCTTATAGGATTTTCACATCAATCCTAGTCCATGCAGATTTAAATCATTTATTAAGTAATCTTGGTGGAATAATTATCACTAGATATTTTCTGATGAGACTTGGAATTAAAAGCAGTTTGTTTTATCTGAAATTTATTTTAATTTGTTCTTTTTTAAATTTTTTTATTATTTGGTTTTACGAGAAGATCTTATCATATTTTTTTAATACCTATCCGAATTATGCCGCTTTAGGATTTAGTGGCATAATTTATGCTTTTTTTGGATTCTTATTATTAACTTCTTTTTATGGAAAGAGCTATTTTTTAGGTAAAAAAATTGGTTTAAAATCTAATTATGAAGTTCAAAAAATGACAAATACCATATGTCTTATAGGATTTATTTTCTCTTTATTCCCAGGAGTAAGCTTATTGGGTCATATAAGTGGATTTATTGCGGGATGTTTTTTATTCTTAATCTAA